A region from the Deltaproteobacteria bacterium genome encodes:
- a CDS encoding 3-oxoacyl-ACP reductase encodes MSDFLLDLGRNPRARKLIRSLGLPIPMPQPLRRSTQPWEERPLHDYDVAVGGDGALARALAQSLCSAGANPFVAGDLSAYREPGEAYGRPAHPLAVDADGQTFHALVFDATGIDAPEGLRALYDFFHPLVRKLGTSSRAVVLGRDPSTAKSAPEAAAQAAVDGFVRSLAKEIGKRGSTANLIRVDKNAESRLDPVLRFVLSPRSAFITGQPIRVTARAKQKAPLDTVHALDGKVALVTGAARGIGEATARLLAAEGAHVVCLDRPADDQLASQVARDIGGSVLLVDVSADDAPARIADHLRQQHGGVDIVVHNAGVTRDKTIANMAPDLWDQAIDINLRAVLRITDALVDDVLRDDGRIVCLSSVAGIAGNVGQTNYAASKAGIIGFVDHQASALAKRGITVNAIAPGFIETRLTRAIPVMIREVGRRLSALGQGGLPQDVGEAITFLALPGAAGITGGVLRVCGGAFIGA; translated from the coding sequence ATGAGCGACTTCCTTCTCGACCTCGGACGCAACCCGCGCGCGCGCAAGTTGATTCGGTCCCTCGGTCTGCCGATCCCGATGCCGCAGCCGCTGCGGCGGTCGACGCAGCCGTGGGAGGAGCGGCCGCTGCACGACTACGACGTCGCGGTCGGCGGCGACGGTGCGCTGGCGCGCGCGCTTGCGCAGTCGCTGTGCAGCGCCGGCGCCAACCCGTTCGTCGCCGGCGACCTGTCGGCGTACCGTGAGCCCGGCGAGGCGTACGGCCGGCCGGCCCATCCGCTGGCCGTCGACGCCGACGGGCAGACCTTCCACGCGCTGGTGTTCGACGCGACCGGCATCGATGCGCCCGAAGGCCTGCGCGCGCTGTACGACTTCTTCCACCCGCTCGTCCGCAAGCTCGGAACGAGCAGCCGCGCGGTCGTGCTCGGTCGCGACCCGAGCACGGCGAAGTCGGCCCCCGAGGCGGCGGCGCAGGCGGCGGTCGACGGGTTCGTGCGCAGTCTCGCCAAGGAGATCGGCAAGCGCGGGTCGACCGCCAACCTTATCCGCGTCGACAAGAACGCCGAATCGCGGCTCGATCCGGTGTTGCGGTTCGTGTTGTCGCCGCGGTCGGCGTTCATCACCGGGCAGCCGATCCGGGTGACGGCGCGCGCCAAGCAGAAGGCGCCGCTGGACACGGTGCACGCCCTCGACGGCAAGGTCGCGCTCGTGACCGGCGCGGCGCGCGGTATCGGCGAGGCGACCGCGCGGCTGCTGGCGGCCGAGGGCGCCCACGTCGTCTGCCTCGACCGACCGGCCGACGACCAGCTCGCGAGCCAGGTCGCGCGCGACATCGGCGGCTCGGTGCTGCTGGTCGACGTGTCGGCCGACGACGCGCCGGCGCGGATCGCGGACCACTTGCGGCAGCAACACGGCGGCGTCGACATCGTCGTTCACAACGCGGGTGTCACGCGCGACAAGACGATTGCCAACATGGCCCCCGACCTGTGGGACCAGGCGATCGACATCAACCTGCGAGCCGTATTGCGCATCACCGACGCGCTGGTCGACGACGTGCTGCGCGACGACGGCCGCATCGTGTGCCTGTCGTCGGTCGCCGGCATCGCCGGCAACGTCGGCCAGACCAACTACGCCGCGTCCAAGGCGGGCATCATCGGGTTCGTCGACCACCAGGCGTCGGCGCTCGCCAAGCGCGGCATCACCGTCAACGCGATCGCGCCGGGTTTCATCGAGACGCGCCTCACGCGGGCGATCCCGGTGATGATTCGCGAGGTCGGCCGGCGGTTGAGCGCGCTCGGGCAGGGCGGGCTGCCGCAGGACGTCGGCGAGGCGATCACGTTCCTGGCCTTGCCCGGCGCCGCCGGGATCACCGGCGGCGTCCTGCGCGTGTGCGGCGGCGCGTTCATCGGAGCGTAA
- a CDS encoding acetyl-CoA C-acyltransferase, which produces MAARKAVVVGGVRTPFVKAFAEFMEMDTIALADAAVAALVDRLDVPRREIDSVVWGGVILPGMAPNVAREVALDLKLPPRVEGMTCTRACASGLQAITLAAAAIERGEADVVIAGGSDSTSNAEIKLPQKVVHALAPVAFGKATPADVLGVLAQLVPIRDILPKMPKIAERSTGQVMGEAAEEMARRNEISREAQDAFAVRSHHRAAAAIASGRLRKEVVPVQTPSGKWVHADTIVRADTSVDKLARLRPVFAADGTLTAGNSSPLTDGAAAVLLMSEDKARALGYRPLARFASWAYVGVDPADQLLMGPAIAMPMALDRAGMSLADVDLVDIHEAFAAQVLSVLKMLASDAFARVRLGRERAVGEVDPERLNVHGGSIALGHPFGATGARMVTTMANELHEADKRTALLGICAAGGLGAAAVLERV; this is translated from the coding sequence ATGGCAGCGCGCAAAGCAGTCGTTGTCGGCGGCGTCCGCACACCGTTCGTCAAGGCGTTCGCCGAATTCATGGAGATGGACACGATCGCGCTGGCGGACGCGGCGGTCGCGGCCTTGGTCGACCGGCTCGACGTGCCGCGGCGCGAGATCGACAGCGTCGTGTGGGGCGGCGTGATCCTTCCGGGCATGGCGCCCAACGTCGCGCGCGAGGTCGCGCTCGACCTCAAGCTGCCGCCGCGCGTCGAGGGGATGACGTGCACGCGGGCGTGCGCGTCGGGGTTGCAGGCGATCACGCTGGCGGCCGCGGCGATCGAGCGCGGCGAGGCGGACGTGGTGATCGCGGGCGGCTCCGACTCGACGAGCAACGCGGAGATCAAATTGCCGCAGAAGGTGGTCCACGCGCTCGCTCCGGTCGCGTTCGGCAAGGCGACGCCGGCGGACGTGCTCGGCGTGTTGGCTCAACTCGTGCCGATTCGCGACATCCTGCCCAAGATGCCCAAGATCGCCGAGCGCAGCACCGGCCAGGTCATGGGCGAGGCGGCCGAGGAGATGGCGCGGCGCAACGAGATCTCACGCGAGGCGCAGGACGCGTTCGCGGTGCGCTCGCACCACCGCGCGGCCGCCGCGATCGCGTCGGGCCGGCTGCGCAAGGAGGTCGTGCCGGTGCAGACGCCGTCGGGCAAGTGGGTCCACGCCGACACGATCGTGCGCGCCGACACCAGCGTCGACAAGCTCGCGCGGTTGCGGCCGGTGTTCGCCGCCGACGGCACGCTTACCGCGGGCAACTCGAGCCCGCTCACCGACGGCGCGGCGGCCGTGCTGCTGATGAGCGAGGACAAGGCGCGGGCGCTCGGCTACCGGCCGCTGGCGCGATTCGCCAGTTGGGCGTACGTCGGCGTCGACCCCGCGGACCAGTTGCTGATGGGGCCGGCGATCGCCATGCCGATGGCGCTCGACCGCGCCGGCATGAGCCTGGCGGACGTCGACCTGGTCGACATCCACGAGGCGTTCGCGGCGCAGGTGCTCAGCGTGCTCAAGATGCTCGCGAGCGATGCGTTCGCGCGCGTTCGCCTCGGCCGCGAACGCGCCGTCGGCGAGGTCGACCCGGAGCGGCTCAACGTGCACGGCGGTTCGATCGCGCTGGGCCACCCGTTCGGCGCGACCGGCGCGCGCATGGTCACGACGATGGCCAACGAACTGCACGAGGCCGACAAGCGGACGGCGCTGCTCGGTATCTGCGCCGCGGGCGGGCTCGGCGCGGCGGCGGTGCTCGAGCGCGTGTAG
- a CDS encoding acyl-CoA dehydrogenase codes for MYEWNEQQRQIRQMVRRFIEAEIAPNLDRWEHDGEPPYDVLRKFAATFGLPDMARAQFRAQIERERAQQAGQAPPERKPRDPDEARMMAAMRMIPIVELCRYSPGMVTALGVSMGLTANAILSRGTIAQKERWALPLLTLEKIGAWAITEPGSGSDAFGAMRSTARRDGDGYVLNGSKTFITNGPYADIIVFICKLDEGNAPKDRKIVSFVVDGDTPGLSRSKPLRKMGLHASPTGELFLEDVRVGRDRLLGESEDRAAGRAGAKETFTAERTGVAAMALGIIERCLDLCVQYAKERVQFGRPIGDFQLIQLKLAKMEVARQNVENLVFKQIEMAGDGRSMTLAEASACKLYAAQAATEVAMEAVQLFGGNGYMAEYRVEQLARDAKVLQIYGGTDEIQVTHIARALLAE; via the coding sequence ATGTACGAGTGGAACGAACAGCAGCGGCAGATCCGCCAGATGGTGCGGCGGTTCATCGAGGCCGAGATCGCGCCGAACCTCGATCGGTGGGAGCACGACGGCGAGCCGCCGTACGACGTGCTGCGCAAGTTCGCCGCCACCTTCGGGCTGCCGGACATGGCGCGGGCGCAGTTCCGCGCGCAGATCGAACGGGAGCGCGCGCAACAGGCCGGGCAGGCGCCGCCCGAGCGCAAGCCGCGCGATCCGGACGAGGCGCGGATGATGGCGGCGATGCGCATGATCCCGATCGTCGAACTGTGCCGGTACAGCCCGGGGATGGTGACCGCGCTCGGCGTGAGCATGGGCCTCACCGCCAACGCGATCCTGTCGCGCGGGACGATCGCGCAGAAGGAGCGGTGGGCGCTGCCGCTGCTCACGCTCGAAAAAATCGGCGCGTGGGCGATCACGGAGCCGGGCTCGGGCTCCGATGCGTTCGGCGCCATGCGTTCGACGGCGCGGCGCGACGGCGACGGCTACGTGCTCAACGGGTCGAAGACGTTCATCACGAACGGCCCGTATGCCGACATCATCGTGTTCATCTGCAAGCTCGACGAGGGGAACGCCCCGAAGGACCGCAAGATCGTGTCGTTCGTCGTCGACGGCGACACGCCGGGGCTTTCGCGGTCCAAACCGCTGCGCAAGATGGGGCTGCACGCGTCGCCGACCGGCGAGCTGTTCCTCGAGGACGTGCGGGTCGGGCGCGACCGATTGCTCGGCGAGAGCGAGGACCGCGCCGCCGGCCGCGCCGGCGCCAAGGAGACGTTCACTGCCGAGCGCACCGGCGTCGCCGCGATGGCGTTGGGGATCATCGAGCGCTGTCTCGACCTGTGCGTGCAGTACGCGAAGGAACGCGTGCAGTTCGGCCGGCCGATCGGTGACTTCCAGCTGATCCAGCTCAAGCTGGCCAAGATGGAGGTCGCGCGCCAGAACGTCGAGAACCTCGTGTTCAAGCAGATCGAGATGGCCGGCGACGGCCGGTCGATGACCCTGGCCGAGGCGTCGGCGTGCAAGCTGTACGCCGCGCAGGCGGCGACCGAGGTGGCGATGGAAGCCGTGCAGCTGTTCGGCGGCAACGGCTACATGGCCGAATACCGCGTCGAGCAGCTCGCGCGCGACGCGAAGGTGCTGCAGATCTACGGCGGCACCGACGAGATTCAGGTCACGCACATCGCGCGGGCGCTGCTCGCCGAGTGA